One window of the Streptomyces sp. NBC_00259 genome contains the following:
- a CDS encoding RNase A-like domain-containing protein, whose amino-acid sequence MLTRSATYPDRETAHWATQQVVTANEQAIHRWLAQGTRARLTIETAWPSRDAVGRVQLEAELLAGRGPVDVRAARVVLRREPSSPHGFVVHTTIPFYL is encoded by the coding sequence ATGCTGACGCGATCTGCGACGTATCCCGACCGGGAGACCGCCCACTGGGCCACCCAGCAGGTGGTGACCGCCAACGAGCAGGCCATCCACCGCTGGCTCGCGCAGGGCACCCGTGCCCGCCTCACGATCGAGACCGCCTGGCCGTCCCGCGACGCCGTCGGCCGGGTCCAGCTGGAAGCCGAGCTGCTGGCCGGGCGCGGCCCCGTCGACGTCCGCGCGGCGCGCGTGGTGCTGCGCCGCGAGCCGTCGAGCCCGCACGGCTTCGTCGTGCACACGACCATCCCGTTCTACCTGTAG
- a CDS encoding RNase A-like domain-containing protein: MAGPSTPTQSPGGNGTIDVKPSDLWSVSGRVATQQDFLIRGANKLLEELREYPDAGGAGTEAQQFAQAYKKIGDRWLEVWGKSVLSVGGVAVGFTETANAYTQADAAANPKPGKTAEQRPRPAVVDKAPKFDSIPDIKWGDDDGGDDIMRGAMEAIPEIVRDVLQPLCKHVFRVGRVADVHPFPQQHYLNSLCHSWMNVSITASLGADQLTQAVGTITNHHQADWEAAMRTFCSALWGGTAWGRQQSGYQWGQTANSGPGTPRVPTGSEPVLAVLKDTADNIATILREYAEAAVDLNRDVEDEIHRAMLQAAKEIIEDLAKPKGPKSLLGTVTSAIGKGAGLILSFDVKTVLNINTAKLNRIVNTYTGILGGLTTRMEALKGPLDEAHRSAPKFEAGVARAHGFGARALDEFKHEQRWTEAGATGNHAFDLASNEYLGGGHTLDKHVGKTDEQLAQRLRDQAQDHSNWPEQRRPTIGGSSSFKDMASAQRLTEHNLRAKQSEIDAWLATNPPEGKTEAFTSPAPNGEASGKYVGKQPTPDPNDPSKNIPGTGYRDHGLDAKAVDVKNVKTILKYDSRLDPPYIIYTSMPAP; the protein is encoded by the coding sequence ATGGCCGGACCGTCCACCCCGACCCAGTCACCGGGCGGCAACGGCACCATCGACGTCAAACCGAGCGACCTCTGGTCGGTCTCCGGCCGGGTCGCTACGCAGCAGGACTTCCTGATACGCGGCGCCAACAAGCTCCTGGAGGAGTTGCGCGAATACCCCGACGCCGGAGGCGCCGGCACCGAGGCCCAGCAGTTCGCCCAGGCGTACAAGAAGATCGGCGACCGCTGGCTGGAGGTCTGGGGCAAGTCCGTACTCAGCGTCGGCGGCGTAGCCGTCGGATTCACCGAGACTGCCAACGCCTACACCCAGGCGGACGCGGCGGCCAACCCCAAGCCGGGGAAAACGGCCGAGCAGCGCCCGCGGCCCGCGGTCGTCGACAAGGCCCCGAAGTTCGACTCGATACCCGACATCAAGTGGGGCGACGACGACGGTGGCGACGACATCATGCGCGGCGCGATGGAGGCCATCCCCGAGATCGTCCGGGACGTGCTCCAGCCGCTGTGCAAGCACGTGTTCCGGGTCGGAAGGGTGGCGGACGTCCACCCCTTCCCACAGCAGCACTACCTCAACTCCCTCTGCCACAGCTGGATGAACGTCTCCATCACGGCGTCGCTGGGGGCGGACCAGCTCACCCAGGCAGTCGGCACCATCACCAACCACCATCAGGCCGACTGGGAAGCCGCCATGCGGACCTTCTGCAGCGCGCTGTGGGGCGGGACGGCCTGGGGGCGGCAGCAAAGCGGCTACCAGTGGGGGCAGACCGCGAACTCCGGCCCGGGCACGCCCCGCGTCCCCACGGGCAGCGAGCCTGTGCTGGCCGTGCTGAAGGACACGGCCGACAACATCGCCACCATCCTGCGCGAGTACGCGGAAGCCGCCGTCGACCTGAACCGCGACGTCGAGGACGAGATCCACCGCGCCATGCTGCAGGCCGCCAAGGAGATCATCGAAGACCTGGCCAAACCGAAGGGCCCCAAGAGCCTGCTCGGCACCGTCACGTCCGCCATCGGCAAGGGTGCGGGCCTGATCCTCTCGTTCGACGTCAAGACCGTGCTCAACATCAACACGGCTAAGCTCAACCGGATCGTCAACACGTACACCGGCATCCTGGGCGGTCTGACCACCCGCATGGAGGCACTGAAGGGGCCGCTGGACGAGGCACATCGGAGCGCCCCCAAGTTCGAAGCCGGCGTCGCCCGTGCCCACGGTTTCGGCGCCCGGGCCCTGGACGAGTTCAAGCACGAGCAGCGGTGGACCGAAGCGGGCGCCACCGGCAATCACGCCTTCGACCTGGCGAGCAACGAGTACCTGGGTGGGGGCCACACCCTGGACAAGCACGTGGGCAAGACCGACGAGCAGCTCGCCCAACGCCTGCGCGACCAGGCCCAGGACCACAGCAACTGGCCGGAGCAGCGCAGGCCCACGATCGGCGGCTCGTCGTCCTTCAAGGACATGGCCAGCGCGCAGCGACTGACGGAACACAATCTGCGGGCCAAACAGTCCGAGATCGACGCGTGGCTGGCCACCAATCCGCCGGAAGGGAAGACCGAAGCGTTCACCAGCCCGGCCCCCAACGGCGAGGCCAGCGGCAAGTACGTGGGTAAGCAGCCCACTCCCGATCCGAACGATCCGAGCAAGAACATCCCGGGGACCGGGTACAGGGATCACGGGCTCGACGCGAAGGCGGTCGACGTCAAGAACGTGAAAACGATCCTGAAGTACGATTCCAGGCTCGATCCGCCTTACATCATCTACACGTCCATGCCCGCCCCATGA
- a CDS encoding WXG100 family type VII secretion target: MPDEDRITVDFATLQRLSGDLEDILRTLNEKLDTLYGRATKVVLTWDGEAREAFIDELDKWSRSADDLKAAQAWLHEVVVTGHLNYAAANRSVLEGWGGGA, from the coding sequence ATGCCGGACGAAGACCGGATCACCGTCGACTTCGCTACCCTGCAGCGGCTTTCGGGGGACCTGGAGGACATCCTCCGCACCCTCAACGAGAAGCTGGACACGCTGTACGGGCGGGCCACCAAGGTCGTGCTGACCTGGGACGGCGAGGCCCGCGAGGCATTCATCGACGAACTGGACAAGTGGAGCCGCTCCGCCGACGACCTCAAGGCCGCCCAGGCCTGGCTCCACGAGGTCGTGGTCACGGGACACCTCAACTACGCCGCGGCCAACAGGTCGGTACTCGAAGGCTGGGGAGGCGGCGCCTGA
- the dcd gene encoding dCTP deaminase: MLLSDKDIRTEIDAGRVRIDPFDDSMVQPSSIDVRLDRYFRVFENHRYPHIDPAVEQADLTRLVEPEGDEAFILHPGEFVLASTYEVITLPDDLASRLEGKSSLGRLGLVTHSTAGFIDPGFSGHVTLELSNLATLPIKLWPGMKIGQLCMFRLSSPAEHPYGSEKYGSRYQGQRGPTASRSFTNFHRTQV; this comes from the coding sequence GTGCTTCTCTCAGACAAGGACATCCGGACCGAGATCGACGCGGGACGGGTCCGTATCGACCCGTTCGACGATTCGATGGTGCAGCCCTCGAGCATCGACGTGCGGCTCGACCGCTACTTCCGGGTGTTCGAGAACCACCGCTATCCGCACATCGACCCCGCGGTCGAGCAGGCGGATCTGACGCGGCTGGTCGAGCCGGAGGGTGACGAGGCGTTCATCCTGCACCCCGGCGAGTTCGTGCTCGCATCGACGTACGAGGTCATCACGCTGCCCGACGACCTCGCCTCCCGCCTGGAGGGCAAGAGCTCCCTGGGCCGGCTCGGGCTGGTCACGCACTCCACCGCGGGCTTCATCGACCCGGGCTTCTCCGGGCACGTCACGCTGGAGCTGTCGAACCTGGCGACGCTCCCGATCAAGCTGTGGCCGGGGATGAAGATCGGGCAGCTGTGCATGTTCCGGCTGAGCTCGCCGGCGGAGCACCCGTACGGATCCGAGAAGTACGGATCGCGCTATCAGGGCCAGCGAGGGCCGACGGCCTCGCGGTCCTTCACGAATTTCCATCGGACGCAGGTGTGA